Proteins co-encoded in one Halostella limicola genomic window:
- a CDS encoding ParA family protein: protein MVDTNAVSVALQKGGVGKTTIAINLAERLANRGHEVLLVDLDQQGNATEGVGLADAYEADTHLGHVFDDDDPTTLGDIVLAAEEFDVVPANADLDEVENTIRSNTFGALWVRNEVVEPAVEGGYDFVVVDSPPDMGPLSDASLIATQNVIVPMRMSEQSASGFERMYTQQIGPIRKEMDLDVLAVVPNVLEGDNEEKRIIADLEESQFGDLLPEFARSDHFEDPSSPGPGIRKRVALKRAWRDGQTLASYDPESDMLDRLDELAAMVEEGATDA, encoded by the coding sequence ATGGTAGACACGAACGCCGTAAGCGTCGCCCTGCAGAAAGGCGGCGTGGGCAAGACGACGATAGCGATCAACCTGGCGGAACGGCTCGCGAACCGCGGTCACGAGGTGCTGCTGGTCGACCTCGACCAGCAGGGCAACGCCACGGAGGGCGTGGGACTGGCCGACGCCTACGAGGCGGACACGCATCTCGGCCACGTGTTCGACGACGACGACCCGACGACGCTGGGCGACATCGTGCTAGCGGCCGAGGAGTTCGACGTGGTACCGGCGAACGCGGACCTTGACGAGGTCGAGAACACGATACGGAGCAACACCTTCGGCGCGCTGTGGGTACGCAACGAAGTCGTCGAACCCGCCGTCGAGGGCGGCTACGACTTCGTCGTGGTCGACTCGCCGCCGGACATGGGGCCACTCTCGGACGCGTCGCTGATCGCCACGCAGAACGTCATCGTACCGATGCGGATGAGCGAGCAGAGCGCGAGCGGGTTCGAGCGGATGTACACCCAGCAGATCGGCCCGATCCGCAAGGAGATGGACCTGGACGTGCTGGCGGTCGTGCCGAACGTCCTCGAGGGCGACAACGAGGAGAAACGCATCATCGCCGACCTGGAGGAGTCCCAGTTCGGCGACCTCCTCCCCGAGTTCGCGCGCTCGGACCACTTCGAGGACCCGTCGTCGCCGGGGCCGGGGATCCGCAAGCGGGTGGCGCTAAAACGGGCCTGGCGCGACGGCCAGACGCTGGCGTCGTACGACCCCGAAAGCGACATGCTGGACCGCCTCGACGAACTCGCCGCGATGGTCGAGGAGGGGGCGACCGATGCCTGA
- a CDS encoding amino acid ABC transporter ATP-binding protein — MTLRAEGLGHAYGGTPVLSDVSLAVEPGEVLAVIGPSGVGKTTLLRCLALFERPDGGRVRFDGTDSWAVSEGERIALRRRIGMVFQSASLFDASVARNVEYGLRVRRSWPERLRASVRSAIGRDEPDEAVLAALDAVGLADRAAQRADSLSGGEAQRVAFARALAYDPDVLLLDEPTSDLDPRNTAVIENAVGAARDDGIGVVAATHDMHQAERIADRVAVLLDGSVIEIGPAERVFESPSDPRTRRFVDGELLYDADEADGGRDRRDRAAADATAMSDGGVGGGQ, encoded by the coding sequence ATGACGCTCCGCGCCGAGGGTCTGGGCCACGCCTACGGCGGGACGCCCGTTCTGTCGGACGTGTCGCTCGCGGTCGAGCCCGGCGAGGTACTCGCGGTCATCGGCCCCTCGGGGGTCGGGAAGACGACGCTGCTGCGGTGCCTCGCCCTGTTCGAGCGGCCGGACGGGGGGCGAGTGCGGTTCGACGGGACCGACTCGTGGGCGGTGTCGGAGGGGGAACGGATCGCGCTCCGGCGCCGGATCGGGATGGTGTTTCAGAGCGCCAGCCTCTTCGACGCGAGCGTCGCGCGGAACGTCGAGTACGGGCTCCGCGTCCGGCGCTCGTGGCCCGAACGACTGCGCGCGAGCGTCCGGTCAGCGATCGGGCGGGACGAGCCCGACGAAGCGGTGCTGGCGGCGCTCGACGCGGTCGGGCTCGCGGACAGAGCGGCACAGCGGGCGGACTCGCTGTCCGGCGGGGAGGCCCAGCGCGTCGCCTTCGCACGGGCGCTCGCGTACGACCCGGACGTCCTCTTACTGGACGAGCCCACGTCGGACCTCGACCCGCGCAACACCGCGGTGATCGAGAACGCCGTCGGGGCGGCCCGCGACGACGGCATCGGCGTCGTCGCAGCGACCCACGACATGCATCAGGCCGAGCGGATCGCCGACCGCGTCGCCGTCCTGCTGGACGGGAGCGTCATCGAGATCGGGCCGGCCGAGCGCGTCTTCGAGTCGCCGTCGGACCCGCGGACCCGCCGGTTCGTCGACGGCGAGTTGCTCTACGACGCGGACGAGGCGGACGGCGGTCGCGATCGACGGGACCGCGCCGCGGCCGACGCCACGGCCATGAGCGACGGCGGCGTCGGAGGAGGGCAGTAG
- a CDS encoding winged helix-turn-helix transcriptional regulator, with product MNQSTDAVADLAPSAKLVYKVLEHHGQLTQKQIAEESLLPARTVRHALSELEDVDAVDERIHFADARQRLYELN from the coding sequence ATGAACCAGTCCACCGACGCCGTCGCTGACCTCGCACCGAGCGCCAAACTGGTCTACAAGGTCCTCGAACACCACGGGCAGCTGACCCAGAAGCAGATCGCGGAGGAGTCGCTCCTACCCGCGCGGACGGTCCGACACGCGCTCTCCGAACTGGAAGACGTCGATGCCGTCGACGAGCGGATCCACTTCGCCGACGCCCGGCAGCGTCTGTACGAACTGAACTGA
- a CDS encoding aldo/keto reductase — MEYTTLGSTGTAVSELCFGTWRFGRETDGVVETDREEAHELLDAAWDSGINFIDTANVYGTPNGKSEEFIGEWLEDHERDDFVLASKVYFPFDGWGEPGPNDSGLGRKHIRRQIEGTLDRLGTDYLDVYYVHRWDDDAPVEETLRTLNDLVREGKVHHLGASTMAAWKLTKALWKSDVEGLERFEVTQPLFHAAYRDDVVDYLDVCADQDLAVCPYSPLAGGFLTGKYEREGDDVVAPEGSRGDIDPRFDEYYVSDRGWEVLDEIRTVAEEVDATPAQVSLRWLMDQEKFTCVPIVGARTTDQLEENAGATDVSLSQEQYDRISEARYDEEGRRWGHRD; from the coding sequence ATGGAGTACACCACGCTCGGATCGACGGGAACCGCGGTATCGGAACTCTGCTTCGGCACGTGGCGCTTCGGCCGCGAGACCGACGGCGTCGTCGAGACGGACCGCGAGGAGGCCCACGAACTGCTCGACGCCGCCTGGGACAGCGGCATCAACTTCATCGACACCGCCAACGTGTACGGCACGCCGAACGGGAAGAGCGAGGAGTTCATCGGCGAGTGGTTGGAGGACCACGAGCGCGACGACTTCGTCCTCGCGTCGAAGGTGTACTTCCCCTTCGACGGGTGGGGCGAGCCCGGCCCGAACGACTCGGGCCTCGGACGCAAGCACATCCGCCGTCAGATCGAGGGCACTCTCGACCGCCTCGGCACCGACTACCTCGACGTCTACTACGTCCACCGCTGGGACGACGACGCGCCGGTCGAGGAGACGCTGCGAACCCTGAACGACCTCGTTCGCGAGGGAAAGGTCCACCACCTCGGCGCGAGCACGATGGCTGCCTGGAAGCTGACGAAGGCGCTCTGGAAGAGCGACGTCGAAGGTCTGGAGCGGTTCGAGGTGACCCAGCCGCTGTTCCACGCCGCTTACCGCGACGACGTGGTCGACTACCTCGACGTCTGCGCCGACCAGGACCTGGCCGTCTGTCCGTACTCGCCGCTCGCCGGCGGGTTCCTCACGGGCAAGTACGAGCGCGAGGGGGACGACGTCGTCGCACCCGAGGGGTCCCGCGGCGACATCGACCCCCGGTTCGACGAGTACTACGTCTCCGACCGCGGCTGGGAGGTGTTAGACGAGATCCGAACGGTCGCGGAAGAGGTCGACGCCACGCCCGCGCAGGTCTCGCTGCGCTGGCTGATGGACCAGGAGAAGTTCACCTGCGTCCCCATCGTCGGCGCGCGCACGACCGACCAACTCGAAGAAAACGCCGGCGCGACGGACGTCTCGCTGAGTCAGGAACAGTACGACCGCATCTCGGAGGCGCGCTACGACGAGGAAGGCCGGCGGTGGGGCCACCGGGACTGA
- a CDS encoding bacterio-opsin activator domain-containing protein, protein MSRNYDEGSASDDEPDSSSDPTESGGAVLEELDSSDPTPPESEEPDFSALARARMERGSDFDDPAYVLETIDDGVYVLDESFTITAVNEAVMTMTGYDRDDLVGSHVSLLAGDDTISMADEMVRHLRSEGDEVGWIDTSIRSSEGESIPIETRFSSIELDDGSTRQVGVVRDVADRRRYEEMLAALNRSARQMLRAEDATAVYECLVYVVASVISDASVVAYRYENADTVLQPVASHGTEATARQPGTDEWEAFAVAGDSETENESGTTSGPDATFRASQTGNGDLFASFDPADDVVSDEPSGRVLERHRDADGSGDGASDSDRDDRQVIYAALDEFGLLAIELPAAEWYENASEFVELLAANAVAALGRVERESELALQREALMEREERLTRLHEFNDLLRRINDALVDAETVEEVATDVCDLLTTASSVNFAWIAEPGRDGVLRPLARAGQADGYLADLPNVDGEGDGEGSDGIDSADRDDEPTEPTALAAMDDEPVVVSTVSDGLRSEAWRGRALSRGFQSVVSVPIAYNDVQYGVLSVYADSAGEFDGAFGEMLAELGTTAANAINGIETRRSLRCESTTELDLRITDPDAPLPRIADALGTSVRFDGVVPDLEGGSLLYVTAGDELTPLEDALPDVEGVRSLGGTVNEYSAEVRTYGDATTVAERLTDLGAAVEVATADADGVDVTVSLPRDKDVRSVVETLSGSFESVDLRARCDQDAALRTAGEFLGALEDQLTDRQYETARTAYLSGYFDWPRASSGEDVAAALDIAQPTFSRHLRTAERKVFDLLFGADGDADPEN, encoded by the coding sequence GTGTCCAGAAACTACGACGAGGGGTCGGCGTCGGACGACGAGCCGGATTCGTCGTCGGATCCGACCGAGTCGGGGGGCGCTGTCCTGGAAGAACTGGACTCCTCCGACCCGACCCCGCCGGAATCGGAGGAACCGGATTTCTCCGCGCTGGCGAGGGCCCGGATGGAACGCGGCTCTGACTTCGACGACCCCGCGTACGTCCTCGAAACGATCGACGACGGCGTGTACGTTCTCGACGAGAGCTTCACCATCACCGCCGTCAACGAAGCGGTGATGACGATGACGGGGTACGACCGCGACGACCTCGTCGGCTCGCACGTCTCGCTTCTGGCCGGCGACGACACCATCTCGATGGCCGACGAGATGGTTCGGCACCTCCGGAGCGAGGGGGACGAAGTCGGCTGGATCGACACGTCGATCCGGTCGTCAGAGGGGGAGTCCATCCCGATCGAGACGCGGTTCTCGTCGATCGAACTGGACGACGGTTCGACCCGACAGGTCGGTGTCGTGCGCGACGTGGCCGACCGCCGGCGCTACGAGGAGATGCTCGCGGCGCTCAACCGCTCGGCCAGGCAGATGCTCCGCGCCGAGGACGCGACCGCGGTGTACGAATGCCTGGTGTACGTGGTCGCGTCCGTCATCTCGGACGCGTCGGTCGTCGCATACCGGTACGAGAACGCCGACACGGTCCTCCAGCCGGTCGCGAGTCACGGGACCGAGGCGACCGCGCGCCAGCCGGGCACGGACGAGTGGGAGGCGTTCGCCGTCGCCGGCGACTCCGAGACGGAGAACGAGTCGGGAACGACTAGCGGCCCGGACGCGACGTTCCGCGCGTCGCAGACCGGTAACGGCGACCTGTTCGCTTCCTTCGACCCCGCCGACGACGTCGTCTCCGACGAGCCGAGCGGGCGGGTGCTCGAACGCCACCGCGACGCTGACGGTTCCGGCGACGGCGCGTCGGACTCGGACAGGGACGACCGGCAGGTCATCTACGCCGCGCTCGACGAGTTCGGGCTGCTCGCCATCGAACTGCCGGCCGCGGAGTGGTACGAGAACGCGTCGGAGTTCGTGGAGCTGCTGGCGGCGAACGCCGTGGCGGCGCTCGGGCGCGTCGAGCGCGAGTCGGAACTCGCGCTCCAGCGCGAGGCGCTCATGGAGCGGGAGGAGCGACTCACCCGCCTTCACGAGTTCAACGACCTGCTCCGCCGCATCAACGACGCGCTCGTCGACGCGGAGACGGTCGAGGAGGTCGCGACCGACGTCTGCGACCTCCTCACCACCGCGAGCTCGGTCAACTTCGCCTGGATCGCCGAACCCGGTCGCGACGGTGTGCTTCGACCGCTCGCACGTGCAGGACAGGCGGACGGCTACCTCGCGGACCTCCCGAACGTCGATGGCGAGGGGGACGGGGAGGGATCCGACGGGATCGACTCCGCGGACCGCGACGACGAGCCGACCGAGCCGACCGCGCTGGCGGCGATGGACGACGAGCCGGTCGTCGTCTCGACCGTTTCCGACGGGCTGCGGTCGGAGGCGTGGCGCGGCCGCGCGCTCTCCCGGGGGTTCCAGTCGGTCGTCAGCGTACCGATCGCGTACAACGACGTGCAGTACGGCGTGCTGTCGGTGTACGCCGACAGCGCCGGCGAGTTCGACGGCGCGTTCGGCGAGATGCTCGCCGAACTCGGCACGACCGCCGCCAACGCCATCAACGGGATCGAGACGCGGCGCTCGCTCCGCTGCGAGTCGACGACCGAGCTCGATCTCCGGATCACGGACCCAGACGCGCCGCTGCCGCGGATCGCGGACGCGCTGGGGACGTCCGTCCGCTTCGACGGCGTGGTCCCCGACCTCGAAGGCGGGTCGCTCCTCTACGTCACCGCGGGCGACGAACTGACCCCGCTGGAGGACGCCCTCCCGGACGTCGAGGGAGTCCGGTCGCTCGGGGGAACGGTCAACGAGTACTCCGCCGAGGTGCGCACCTACGGGGACGCGACGACCGTTGCGGAGCGGCTCACCGACCTCGGCGCCGCGGTGGAGGTGGCGACGGCCGACGCCGACGGCGTCGACGTCACCGTCAGCCTGCCGCGGGACAAGGACGTCCGGTCGGTCGTGGAGACGCTCTCCGGGAGCTTCGAGTCGGTCGACCTCCGCGCGCGGTGCGACCAGGACGCCGCGCTGCGGACGGCCGGGGAGTTCCTCGGCGCGCTGGAGGACCAGTTGACCGACCGCCAGTACGAGACCGCCCGCACCGCCTACCTCAGCGGTTACTTCGACTGGCCGCGGGCGAGCAGCGGCGAGGACGTGGCGGCGGCGCTCGACATCGCCCAGCCGACGTTCAGCCGGCACCTCCGCACGGCCGAACGCAAGGTGTTCGACCTCCTGTTCGGGGCCGACGGCGACGCCGACCCGGAGAACTGA
- a CDS encoding acyl-CoA thioesterase: protein MDEFSYATDVNVRVRDIDFMGHVNNAVYATYLEVARTSYFEDVLDVPLTDIDSVLAHLEIDYRRPITAKDDVTVALRVPRIGESSLPMEYEIRAGEEVAATAQTVQVTVDRGTGETRPISDRVRASIAEFEGLD, encoded by the coding sequence ATGGACGAGTTCTCCTACGCGACGGACGTGAACGTCCGCGTTCGCGACATCGACTTCATGGGTCACGTGAACAATGCCGTCTACGCCACGTACCTGGAAGTGGCGCGGACGAGTTACTTCGAGGACGTGCTCGACGTTCCGCTCACGGACATCGACTCGGTGCTGGCCCATCTGGAGATCGACTATCGACGGCCGATCACGGCGAAGGACGACGTGACCGTCGCGCTGCGGGTGCCGCGGATCGGGGAGTCGAGTCTGCCGATGGAGTACGAGATCCGCGCGGGCGAGGAAGTCGCCGCAACGGCGCAGACCGTTCAGGTGACGGTCGACCGGGGGACTGGCGAGACCCGCCCCATCTCGGACCGCGTCCGGGCCTCCATCGCCGAGTTCGAAGGCCTCGACTGA
- a CDS encoding substrate-binding domain-containing protein produces the protein MSIQRREFLTALGGGTVAALAGCTAFGKGGDDSGAGVAGETLTLTTTTSTYDTGLLDELNAPFQDRYGVAVDAVAQGTGAALETARAGDADVVMVHARSLEDEFIREGYGVNRRDLMFNDFVVVGPEDDPAGIDGSESATEAFAAIADSEALFVSRGDNSGTHTKELLIWEEAGVESGGDWYQETGQGMGQVLNVANQQDGYTLSDRGTYLSQRSESDLVIHVQGPIEGGPELLANPYGIIAVNPAVHDDVNYDLAMAYIGYVTSPEGQRRIEEYTANGEQLFYPEALSEDPDFQQYVPEGWRSDDTEE, from the coding sequence ATGTCGATACAACGGCGCGAGTTCCTCACGGCGCTGGGCGGGGGGACCGTGGCCGCGCTCGCGGGCTGTACCGCGTTCGGGAAAGGAGGCGACGACAGCGGAGCCGGCGTTGCCGGCGAGACGCTCACCCTGACGACCACGACGAGCACGTACGACACGGGGCTGCTCGACGAACTGAACGCGCCGTTTCAGGACCGGTACGGCGTGGCCGTCGACGCGGTAGCGCAGGGGACCGGCGCGGCGCTGGAGACGGCCCGAGCCGGCGACGCCGACGTGGTGATGGTCCACGCGCGCTCGCTGGAGGACGAGTTCATCCGGGAGGGATACGGCGTCAACCGCCGCGACCTCATGTTCAACGACTTCGTCGTCGTCGGCCCCGAGGACGACCCCGCCGGGATCGACGGGTCAGAGTCGGCGACGGAAGCGTTCGCGGCGATCGCCGACTCGGAGGCGCTGTTCGTCTCGCGGGGCGACAACTCCGGCACCCACACGAAGGAACTCCTCATCTGGGAGGAAGCGGGCGTCGAGTCCGGCGGCGACTGGTACCAGGAGACCGGACAGGGGATGGGGCAGGTGCTGAACGTCGCGAACCAGCAGGACGGCTACACGCTCTCGGACCGGGGCACCTACCTCTCCCAGCGGTCTGAGAGCGACCTCGTCATCCACGTGCAGGGTCCGATCGAGGGCGGGCCCGAACTGCTGGCGAACCCCTACGGCATCATCGCGGTCAATCCCGCGGTCCACGACGACGTGAACTACGACCTCGCGATGGCGTACATCGGGTACGTCACGAGCCCCGAGGGGCAGCGACGCATCGAGGAGTACACCGCGAACGGGGAGCAGCTGTTCTACCCCGAAGCCCTCTCGGAGGACCCGGACTTCCAGCAGTACGTCCCCGAAGGGTGGCGTTCGGACGATACGGAGGAGTGA
- a CDS encoding gamma carbonic anhydrase family protein codes for MDPRSYEFEGTEPEIHEDAQVSREATLVGDVQVGADASVWPGVVLRGDVAPVRIGRESHIGDTAVLHASTVGERVMVGHGAVLNDAVVDDGGLIGFNATVNSDVSVGKRCIVASGTTVPEGYDIPAESFVRGVPATVTPLSETTIDPAEIFEAHSSGAYTDLATRHSDLFE; via the coding sequence ATGGACCCCAGATCCTACGAGTTCGAGGGGACGGAACCGGAGATTCACGAGGACGCGCAGGTCAGTCGCGAGGCGACGCTCGTCGGGGACGTGCAGGTCGGTGCGGACGCGAGCGTCTGGCCGGGAGTCGTCCTGCGCGGGGACGTCGCCCCCGTCCGCATCGGACGGGAGTCCCACATCGGGGACACCGCCGTGCTCCACGCGTCGACCGTAGGTGAGCGCGTCATGGTCGGGCACGGCGCGGTGCTGAACGACGCTGTGGTCGACGATGGCGGGTTGATCGGGTTCAACGCGACCGTCAACTCCGACGTCTCGGTCGGCAAGCGCTGCATCGTGGCCTCCGGGACGACCGTCCCGGAGGGGTACGACATCCCGGCCGAGTCGTTCGTCCGCGGCGTCCCGGCGACGGTGACGCCGCTGTCCGAGACGACGATCGACCCCGCAGAGATATTCGAGGCGCACTCCTCGGGGGCTTACACGGACCTCGCGACGCGTCACTCGGACCTGTTCGAGTGA
- a CDS encoding DUF7501 family protein yields the protein MSRSQHVPTDPTWSDPNTCPFCDGELSDPGAGFIDHLETSDACETSFDLWRDRVTSDIGGEWSG from the coding sequence ATGTCCCGGAGCCAGCACGTCCCGACCGACCCCACCTGGAGCGACCCGAACACCTGTCCGTTCTGCGACGGGGAACTGTCCGACCCCGGCGCGGGCTTTATCGACCATCTGGAGACGAGCGACGCGTGCGAGACGAGTTTCGACCTGTGGCGGGACCGCGTCACCAGCGACATCGGCGGCGAGTGGAGCGGGTGA
- a CDS encoding glutaredoxin family protein gives MESTTVTVYTRENCHLCEEALSTIRTVSDAVDRTVDIELVDVDEDPELRDSYGERVPYVLVEGTPKFKYRVDRDELREAIRSA, from the coding sequence ATGGAGTCGACGACGGTAACGGTGTACACGCGCGAGAACTGCCACCTCTGCGAGGAGGCGCTGTCGACGATCCGGACTGTGAGCGACGCGGTCGACCGGACGGTCGACATCGAACTGGTCGACGTGGACGAGGATCCGGAACTCCGCGACTCCTACGGCGAGCGCGTGCCGTACGTGCTGGTGGAGGGCACACCGAAGTTCAAGTACCGGGTCGACCGGGACGAACTCCGAGAAGCGATACGGTCGGCCTGA
- a CDS encoding helix-turn-helix domain-containing protein, with protein sequence MSMEGLRSKGVETGQWVSPDSAKSYVQTIKAVELPPKVTEHADAYDRQVGERDRFLWKWIHNLFDEFTLSCVDAERVEAVKRQKTLLTMFITTLDDLAEGQGNEATFARARYIPFHGAPAGDDEGDEKTLSFLADVWEAIEAEYETAPRYEEFADLFDYDLRQSINAMDYSQVLNDNQAMANLTEAERYDAHNMTMFPYACIDLMHSETFDRSELGTLRSILSDLQQMARIGNWVTTWNREVREADCSSGILVRALQRGVIEPGELNDADEETAERIVDRVRSYGIESEFIREWEIRNRSVRKRTSELDTVDGNAIVDGLETVMQHHLASDGFK encoded by the coding sequence ATGTCGATGGAAGGCCTCAGAAGTAAGGGCGTCGAAACCGGGCAATGGGTCTCGCCCGATTCCGCGAAAAGCTACGTACAGACGATCAAAGCGGTCGAACTCCCGCCGAAGGTGACGGAACACGCGGACGCGTACGACCGACAGGTCGGCGAGCGCGACCGCTTCCTCTGGAAGTGGATCCACAACCTCTTCGACGAGTTCACGCTCTCCTGCGTCGACGCGGAGCGAGTCGAGGCCGTCAAGCGTCAGAAGACGCTGCTGACGATGTTCATCACCACCCTCGACGACCTCGCCGAGGGGCAGGGCAACGAGGCGACGTTCGCACGCGCCCGGTACATCCCGTTCCACGGCGCGCCCGCCGGCGACGACGAGGGAGACGAGAAGACGCTCTCCTTCCTCGCCGACGTGTGGGAGGCGATCGAGGCCGAGTACGAGACCGCGCCCCGGTACGAGGAGTTCGCGGACCTCTTCGACTACGACCTCCGGCAGTCGATCAACGCGATGGACTACTCGCAGGTGCTCAACGACAACCAGGCGATGGCCAACCTCACCGAGGCCGAGCGCTACGACGCGCACAACATGACGATGTTCCCGTACGCGTGCATCGACCTCATGCACTCCGAGACGTTCGACCGCTCGGAGCTCGGCACCCTGCGGAGCATCCTCTCCGACCTCCAGCAGATGGCCCGGATCGGGAACTGGGTGACCACGTGGAACCGCGAGGTCCGCGAGGCCGACTGCAGCTCCGGCATCCTCGTTCGCGCCCTCCAGCGCGGCGTTATCGAGCCCGGCGAACTGAACGACGCCGACGAGGAGACTGCAGAGCGGATCGTCGACCGCGTCCGGTCGTACGGGATCGAGTCCGAGTTCATCCGGGAGTGGGAGATCCGCAACCGCTCGGTCCGCAAGCGGACGAGCGAACTCGACACCGTCGACGGGAATGCCATCGTCGACGGCCTGGAGACGGTCATGCAGCACCACCTCGCCAGCGACGGTTTCAAGTAA
- a CDS encoding DUF420 domain-containing protein: MSTASARQRAKERPLAATALLSAVGYVFVIGSFAGVVPYPDIGRETVDLLSHAIAVVNTFATLSLAAGWYWIRQGEVRKHRAAMITAFVLILLFLALYLPKVGGGGEKHFVGPEMVRYAYLIMLAIHIVLSVVAVPVVLYAVVLGLTHTVAELRNTAHARVGQIAAATWILSLTLGVVTYVMLNHLYAAEFVPS; the protein is encoded by the coding sequence ATGTCCACCGCCAGTGCCAGACAGCGAGCGAAGGAGCGGCCGCTCGCCGCGACGGCGCTTCTCTCCGCAGTCGGCTACGTCTTCGTCATCGGCTCGTTCGCCGGCGTCGTTCCCTACCCCGACATCGGTCGGGAAACGGTCGACCTTCTCTCGCACGCCATCGCCGTCGTCAACACGTTCGCGACGCTCTCGCTCGCCGCGGGGTGGTACTGGATCCGGCAGGGCGAGGTACGCAAGCACCGCGCGGCGATGATCACCGCGTTCGTCCTCATTCTGCTGTTTCTGGCGCTATACCTCCCGAAGGTCGGCGGGGGCGGCGAGAAGCACTTCGTCGGCCCGGAGATGGTGCGGTACGCGTACCTGATCATGTTGGCGATCCATATCGTCCTCTCGGTCGTCGCCGTGCCGGTCGTCCTGTACGCCGTCGTGCTCGGCCTCACCCACACCGTGGCCGAACTCCGGAACACCGCCCACGCCCGAGTCGGCCAGATCGCGGCGGCGACGTGGATCCTCAGCCTCACGCTCGGGGTCGTCACGTACGTGATGCTCAACCACCTCTATGCTGCCGAGTTCGTCCCGTCGTAA
- a CDS encoding ABC transporter permease has product MIAGTADALPLLAEFPFESQYVRSIVRVSLHVSLVAVALSTLASLPIAMVVGFAEFPGKRLVTATINAGMGFPSVVVGLLVLFAVSNQGPLGGLNLVFTKEAMIISQFVLATPPITGISLAAVTSVDDAVRDAARALGGTRLDVALVVVKEARYGIATAVLAGFGRAISEVGSVLIVGGNIAGADGVSKTRTLTTAIQLEARQGRYDTAMVLGALLLLLVLAVNAAVVRLGDGGTLR; this is encoded by the coding sequence ATGATCGCCGGGACCGCCGACGCGCTTCCCCTGCTCGCCGAGTTCCCGTTCGAGTCCCAGTACGTCAGGAGCATCGTTCGCGTCTCGCTACACGTCAGCCTCGTCGCGGTGGCGCTCAGCACGCTTGCGAGCCTGCCGATCGCGATGGTCGTGGGGTTCGCCGAGTTTCCCGGCAAGCGACTGGTGACCGCGACGATCAACGCGGGGATGGGCTTCCCGAGCGTCGTCGTCGGGCTGCTCGTCCTGTTCGCGGTGTCCAACCAGGGACCGCTGGGCGGGCTGAACCTCGTGTTCACCAAGGAAGCGATGATCATCTCGCAGTTCGTGCTCGCGACGCCGCCGATCACCGGGATCAGCCTCGCCGCGGTCACGAGCGTCGACGACGCCGTCCGCGACGCCGCCCGCGCGCTGGGCGGGACGCGGCTCGACGTCGCCCTCGTGGTCGTCAAGGAGGCCCGCTACGGCATCGCGACCGCGGTGCTCGCCGGCTTCGGTCGGGCGATCAGCGAGGTCGGTTCGGTGCTGATCGTCGGCGGCAACATCGCCGGCGCGGACGGCGTCTCGAAGACGCGGACGCTTACGACGGCCATCCAGCTGGAGGCGCGACAGGGACGGTACGACACGGCGATGGTGCTCGGCGCACTGCTGTTGCTGCTCGTGCTGGCGGTGAACGCGGCGGTCGTGCGCCTCGGCGACGGGGGGACGCTGCGATGA